Part of the Chanos chanos chromosome 5, fChaCha1.1, whole genome shotgun sequence genome, ATGACCATGGGAAAGGTGAGCTCTGTGATATCATCCACTTCTCTGTGTCAAAAAGgatgaaatatatttacaattCAAATGGATATTTTTGATTAAGTTTGGATAGtttctacaaaataaaaaactgatGACGTTCAATGTATTTCCAGATTATCTTTTACGAGGAGAGGAACTTTCAGGGTCGCTCCTATGAGTGCATGAGCGACTGTGCTGACATGCACTCCTACATGAGCCGTTGCCACTCATGTAGGGTGGAGAGCGGCTGCTTCATGGTTTATGACCGTCCAAACTACATGGGAAACCAGTACTTCATGAGGAGGGGCGAGTATGCTGACTACATGAATATGTTTGGATGGAATAACTGCATCAGGTCCTCGCGCATGATCCCCATGGTAAGCTCAACAGGGTAATTTGATCATGCTTTATGAAAAACAACTTTCAAGTTGTGGGTCTACAAtaataaaatgtgaatattaatgCCATTTGTATATTTGTTCCCTGACAGCACCGAGGATCCTACAGAATGAGgatctatgagagagagaactttggAGGTCACATGCATGAGTGCATGGATGATTGTGAGTCATTCATGGACCGCTACCACATGTCCCATTGCATGTCCTGCCACATTATGGATGGCCACTGGCTCATGTATGAGCACCcccactacagaggcaggatGATGTACTTCGGACCTGGCGAGTACAGGAACTTCAGCAGCATGGGATATGGCAACATGAGATTCATGAGCATGAGGCGTATCATGGATTCCTTTTACTAAATAATTAATTTAGTAGAATAAATGTTGATCTTTTGATGATCATCTTCAGATTTTTAATAAAGTCTGTTACTCAATTTTACTTGAGAGTTGTGTGGTTTCTTATCTgctaagattttattttttctgtttgttcctaAATGTTCCATTCAACAGCTTCTACACCACTAGAATAAGCCAGGAATGATCCTATTTTAGCATCTATTATGAAATTcatgtgcatttttaaagaatGGTAAGCCAAGTATTTCAAAAACTATTTCAACTCAGTTAAATTACCATCAGTTAAATCACAAAACAATCATGTACATatctaaaattatttttttggaTCAATCTTAATATAgggcttttcctctctccagaGCAAAAATGGTGTAAGAGTGAACATCCTATCATGTACTCTTGCTGATGTTGTggaactgaagtaaaaaaaaaatccccctctGATTTTACTCTTAAATTGTATGGCTAATAAATGTGACGTTTAGTGATATATCATTCAGCTGCTAACATTCTTGTAAAGGCGT contains:
- the LOC115811227 gene encoding gamma-crystallin M2-like, whose amino-acid sequence is MTMGKIIFYEERNFQGRSYECMSDCADMHSYMSRCHSCRVESGCFMVYDRPNYMGNQYFMRRGEYADYMNMFGWNNCIRSSRMIPMHRGSYRMRIYERENFGGHMHECMDDCESFMDRYHMSHCMSCHIMDGHWLMYEHPHYRGRMMYFGPGEYRNFSSMGYGNMRFMSMRRIMDSFY